One Spinacia oleracea cultivar Varoflay chromosome 4, BTI_SOV_V1, whole genome shotgun sequence DNA segment encodes these proteins:
- the LOC110780810 gene encoding uncharacterized protein isoform X1: protein MMCLFHEHTFAFDNSQIGFVCPEAMSSSRIKANPQAASMYLKVVFNAEIEKEKKGDPNITKWFLIPYHQENHWILYVLDLRRGCAYIFDSAIGSNRENSAWGILCLAYQVYKFNDGICPNRATMQGLKGFHVKCAQQVGARECGYYVMKFMHEIVTLHHNTDEWLDNAYTPRNAPYTDEEIDVVREQWAKFFTTEYLFT from the exons ATGAT GTGTTTATTCCACGAACACACCTTTGCATTTGACAACTCTCAGATTGGGTTTGTTTGTCCCGAGGCAATGTCAAGCTCTAGAATCAAGGCCAACCCTCAGGCTGCATCAATGTATTTGAAAGTAGTTTTCAatgctgaaattgaaaaggagaagaagGGTGATCCTAACATTACCAAGTGGTTTTTGATCCCATACCATCAAGA AaatcattggattttgtacgtGTTAGACCTACGTAGAGGTTGTGCGTATATTTTCGACTCTGCGATAGGTTCCAACCGAGAAAATAGTGCATGGGGAATCTTGTGTTT ggcataccaagtgtacaagtttAATGATGGGATTTGTCCGAATAGAGCGACTATGCAGGGGTTGAAAGGCTTCCATGTAAAG tgtgctcaacaagtcggcgcccgcgagtgtggctattacgttatgaagttcatgcatGAAATAGTCACGTTACACCATAACACTGATGAGTGGTTAGATAAT gcttacactccaagaaatgcgccttataccgatgaggaaatagatgtggttcgtgagcaatgggctaagttttttacaaccgagtatttatttacttag
- the LOC110780810 gene encoding uncharacterized protein isoform X2, with translation MMCLFHEHTFAFDNSQIGFVCPEAMSSSRIKANPQAASMYLKVVFNAEIEKEKKGDPNITKWFLIPYHQEAYQVYKFNDGICPNRATMQGLKGFHVKCAQQVGARECGYYVMKFMHEIVTLHHNTDEWLDNAYTPRNAPYTDEEIDVVREQWAKFFTTEYLFT, from the exons ATGAT GTGTTTATTCCACGAACACACCTTTGCATTTGACAACTCTCAGATTGGGTTTGTTTGTCCCGAGGCAATGTCAAGCTCTAGAATCAAGGCCAACCCTCAGGCTGCATCAATGTATTTGAAAGTAGTTTTCAatgctgaaattgaaaaggagaagaagGGTGATCCTAACATTACCAAGTGGTTTTTGATCCCATACCATCAAGA ggcataccaagtgtacaagtttAATGATGGGATTTGTCCGAATAGAGCGACTATGCAGGGGTTGAAAGGCTTCCATGTAAAG tgtgctcaacaagtcggcgcccgcgagtgtggctattacgttatgaagttcatgcatGAAATAGTCACGTTACACCATAACACTGATGAGTGGTTAGATAAT gcttacactccaagaaatgcgccttataccgatgaggaaatagatgtggttcgtgagcaatgggctaagttttttacaaccgagtatttatttacttag